Proteins co-encoded in one Campylobacter jejuni genomic window:
- the uvrC gene encoding excinuclease ABC subunit UvrC encodes MTKENLENELKTLPNSTGVYQYFNQEGKLLYVGKAKNLKNRVKSYFAFTPNLHANPRNSLRIQKMIEETVHLEFITTNSEADALILENSFIKQLHPKYNILLRDDKTYPYIYVDFEEEFPRFEITRKLVKKSKIKYFGPFFKGARELLDALYLYYPLKQKASCKSPCIFYQISRCLAPCDKRISEEKYLEILDEAMHALLNPSILIKNLEKQMIHLAQNENYEEAAKVRDQIAMIKDLEVKVEIDIAKLEDFEVFALAFENSMLSTLRFVVQNGKIISANSKITPIKNDIQWDKNEIYKQLILENFSMDIPLLANVIYVYEEFEDRVLLEEILSQRFDKKISIKIPKIGEKRRICDLAFQNALLNIEKEQKNHDFTIQKELKSYFELENLPNDIEIFDNSHLQGVANVGAMVTYRINSWDKSKYRKFHLKHKNDYDQMCEVLTRRALDFDKIPPPDLWLIDGGKALLDLAKEIIVSSGANVDILAISKEKIDAKAHRAKGGARDKIHSLKGEFSLSINDKKLQFLQKLRDEAHRFAISFHQNTKKKQDLKSSKLANLGLSSGVIQKLLAYYGNFESIYKADFKDLTMLVGKKAARKIREN; translated from the coding sequence TTGACTAAAGAGAATTTAGAAAATGAGTTAAAAACTCTTCCCAATAGCACTGGAGTTTATCAATACTTCAATCAAGAAGGAAAGCTTTTGTATGTAGGCAAGGCTAAAAATCTTAAAAATCGTGTCAAATCTTATTTCGCTTTTACTCCAAATTTACATGCAAACCCAAGAAATTCTTTAAGAATTCAAAAAATGATTGAAGAAACAGTGCATTTGGAATTTATCACTACTAATTCAGAGGCTGATGCTTTGATTTTGGAAAATTCTTTTATCAAACAACTGCATCCAAAATATAATATTTTACTAAGAGATGATAAAACTTATCCTTATATTTATGTGGATTTTGAAGAAGAATTTCCACGCTTTGAGATCACTAGAAAATTAGTAAAAAAAAGCAAAATTAAATATTTTGGCCCTTTTTTTAAAGGCGCTAGAGAGCTTTTAGATGCGCTTTATTTATACTATCCTTTAAAGCAAAAAGCAAGTTGTAAATCCCCTTGTATTTTTTATCAAATTTCTCGTTGTCTTGCACCTTGCGATAAACGCATTAGCGAGGAAAAATACCTTGAAATTTTAGATGAGGCTATGCACGCACTTTTAAATCCTAGTATTTTAATAAAAAATTTAGAAAAACAAATGATACATTTAGCACAAAATGAAAATTACGAAGAAGCAGCTAAAGTAAGAGATCAGATTGCAATGATTAAAGATTTGGAAGTTAAGGTTGAAATAGATATTGCAAAATTAGAAGATTTTGAAGTATTTGCTTTAGCTTTTGAAAATTCCATGCTTTCAACCTTGCGTTTTGTAGTGCAAAATGGAAAAATTATCAGTGCAAATTCTAAGATTACTCCTATAAAAAATGATATACAATGGGATAAAAATGAAATTTATAAGCAACTGATTTTAGAAAATTTTAGCATGGATATTCCTTTGCTTGCAAATGTTATTTATGTTTATGAAGAATTTGAAGATAGAGTGCTTCTAGAAGAAATTTTAAGCCAAAGGTTTGATAAAAAAATCAGTATTAAAATTCCTAAAATAGGAGAAAAAAGAAGAATTTGTGATTTGGCTTTTCAAAATGCCCTTTTAAATATAGAAAAAGAGCAAAAAAATCATGATTTTACTATACAAAAAGAATTAAAGTCTTATTTTGAGCTTGAAAATTTACCAAATGATATAGAAATTTTTGACAATTCTCATTTGCAAGGCGTGGCAAATGTTGGAGCTATGGTAACTTATAGAATAAATTCTTGGGATAAGTCAAAATATAGAAAATTTCATTTAAAACATAAAAATGACTATGATCAAATGTGTGAAGTTTTAACGCGTAGGGCTTTGGACTTTGATAAAATACCTCCTCCTGATTTATGGCTTATAGATGGGGGAAAGGCTTTGCTTGATTTGGCTAAAGAAATCATTGTAAGTAGTGGGGCAAATGTCGATATTTTAGCTATTTCAAAAGAAAAAATCGATGCAAAAGCACATAGAGCTAAAGGAGGTGCTAGGGATAAAATTCATTCCTTAAAAGGAGAATTTAGCTTAAGTATTAACGATAAAAAACTACAATTCTTACAGAAATTAAGAGACGAAGCACACCGTTTTGCTATCAGTTTTCATCAAAATACTAAGAAAAAACAGGACTTGAAAAGTTCTAAGCTTGCAAATTTAGGACTTAGTTCAGGGGTTATACAAAAACTTTTAGCGTATTATGGAAATTTTGAATCTATATATAAGGCTGATTTTAAAGATCTTACAATGCTTGTAGGCAAGAAAGCGGCACGAAAGATAAGGGAAAATTGA